The following proteins are co-located in the Vigna unguiculata cultivar IT97K-499-35 chromosome 9, ASM411807v1, whole genome shotgun sequence genome:
- the LOC114196190 gene encoding heavy metal-associated isoprenylated plant protein 7-like — protein sequence MGEEGKKPEEPKVEEKKPEEAEKKQEEKKEETAEKPAGEKKPEATPPPPPPPPEIVLKVFMHCEGCARKVHRSLKGFPGVEEVLTDCKSHKVVIKGEKADPLKVLERIQRKSHRKVELLSPIPKPPEEKVPEEEKPKPKLEEKVQEPPIVTVLKVHMHCEACSLEIKRRIQRMKGVESAEPDLKKSVVSVKGVYDPEKLVEYVYKRTGKHAVIVKPEAEKKEEKVEEAKEEKKEEVEKEKKKSGEGEENKEKKEEEAKGETKAEETAVVAAAATSSEESNKVVPEVKINEYFYNPPRYGMEVYAYPAHPVQPAYPAYFHAYPPQIFSDENPNACTVM from the exons ATGGGGGAG GAGGGAAAGAAACCGGAGGAACCCAAGGTGGAGGAGAAGAAGCCAGAAGAAGCCGAGAAGAAACAAGaggagaagaaggaagaaaCAGCGGAAAAACCAGCAGGGGAGAAAAAACCAGAAGCGACTCCTCCACCGCCACCGCCACCGCCCGAGATTGTGCTCAAAGTGTTCATGCATTGCGAGGGTTGCGCTCGGAAGGTTCATCGCTCCCTCAAAGGATTCCCAG GTGTCGAAGAAGTGCTCACCGACTGCAAATCTCACAAGGTGGTTATCAAGGGAGAGAAAGCGGATCCTCTGAAGGTTTTGGAGAGAATACAGAGGAAGAGTCACAGAAAGGTGGAGCTTCTCTCTCCGATCCCGAAACCTCCAGAGGAGAAGGTCCcggaagaagaaaaaccaaagCCCAAGCTCGAAGAGAAAGTACAAGAG CCACCGATTGTGACGGTTCTGAAAGTTCACATGCATTGCGAGGCTTGTTCACTGGAAATCAAGAGACGCATCCAGAGAATGAAGG GGGTGGAATCAGCTGAACCCGATCTGAAGAAGTCAGTGGTGAGTGTGAAGGGCGTGTACGATCCAGAGAAGTTGGTTGAGTACGTGTACAAGAGAACTGGGAAGCACGCAGTGATCGTGAAGCCGGAGGCAGAAAAGAAAGAGGAGAAGGTGGAGGAAGCAAAAGAGGAGAAAAAGGAGGAGGttgagaaagagaagaagaagagtggtgaaggagaagaaaacaaggaaaagaaagaggaagaagcaAAGGGTGAGACGAAGGCAGAGGAAACAGCAGTAGTAGCAGCAGCTGCAACATCTAGTGAAGAGAGCAACAAGGTTGTTCCAGAGGTGAAGATTAATGAATACTTCTATAACCCACCAAGGTATGGCATGGAGGTGTATGCATATCCTGCACACCCTGTACAACCAGCATACCCTGCATATTTCCATGCCTACCCTCCCCAGATATTCAGCGATGAGAACCCAAATGCCTGCACTGTCATGTAA